Within the Rhizobium favelukesii genome, the region AGGAGATCCACGCATTCTGATTGACGTTGAAGTCCGTCAGATCGGCGGCGACATCGACGATGGCCGAGCGCTGGCAGGTCTTCGTCGCCGACCCGTCTGTTGTCGGCAGTTCCTGACCGGCGGGAACCTTGCGCTCCGAAAGTCGATACTCGTTCACGAAAGAAGGGTTGAACCCGGACCAGACCTGCGTCTGCCAGATGAAATAGCAATAGAGAACAGCAAGCAGCCCGAGAAAGCCAAGGATCGGCAACCGGACCATCCATGTGCGCTGTACATACCAGCCACGGGCGGCGATAAATGGCCAGAAAGCCCAGGCGAAGAAGATCCGCGCAAAGCGTGCGATGGTCCGGCCGATCAGCCTGAAAAACCCGGCGATCCGGTCGAGCATCGTCTTCTCCTTGCCGTGATCGGCGAACGTTGTTTGCGCACTGACATATGCGCTCGCTCCGGCAAGGACAATATCATGCTGATATTATTGTTTCTTCGGCGAGAGGCTAAGAGCGCAGAAAGCGGAAGCGCAGACGCTTGGAGATTTTCGTCGTATCGATGATCGGCCCGCCGGAGCTTTCCTCCGGCGCCTGCTGGAAGGCCCCGAACTTGCTCGCGAAGACGGCGTCTGCCATCCGCTTGCGATGCTCCAATTCCTGCGGCACCAGCATGTTACGCTCAAACAGTTCAATCGGACCGGCAATGGCGGGAAAGAGTTCGGCTGAAATCTGGACCTTCGAACCCGGAATGTCCGTGTCGACCTGTGCCTGATAGATCAGCAGTCGCTCTTCGGTGTCGATCACCATCTTGCGGCTGAGGGCGTTGCACTGGCCGACCTGGCTATTCAGGGCATCGACGAAAACCTGGAAGAGATTGATGAAGCGTTCGCGGCGCTGGCTATCCTCGCGCATTGCGCGTTCTTCATCGGCAACGCGGCCAGCGTCCGCCTTCAGGGCGCGCCGCTCTTCTTCCATGCGCTCCCATTCGGCCTTGCTTCCGTAAAGGCCAATCCTGCCCTGCGTCGTCAGCGCCCTGGCATTCAATTCCCGGATGCGGAGGCGCGCGATATCGATCTTGTCGACAAGCCGACGGCGCTGCTCGACGACACCGATCAGCCCATGCTCCCCCAACTTATGAAAGTCGATGCCAATCGTGCGGTAGCTCGCGATGACACCCGTGGTGGCATCCGACTTCACCAGCAGGTCGCGCAGCCGCTCCACAACAGGAGCAGCGCGCACCCGCGCGCTATGGCGACGCCACATCCGCTGGCGCGAAAAGCGACCGATGAATCTTTCGCCCGCCGTCAGGCCACGGAAGCTGTCGAGATCCGACGAAACCTTGATCGTCAGCGTATCGAGGACGGAAACGAGTTCCGCGAGGAGATTGGTCAGGCTCGCGCCGTTTGCGACAAACGCCTGGAAGCGGCCGTTCTCGACAAGGAAGCGCTCATCGTCGACCGCGGCCCCATGGCGTGCAAACTCGCTGATGAACTCGACGCAGACCCTGGCTTCAAGACGCAACTGTTCCACGAGCGCTCGCGCGGCTTCCAGCTGCGTGTCGAAGGAAAAAGGCTTGCGCACGGGGACGCCTCCATCAATCGGTTATGGCGAAATGGCTCGGTTATGGCGAAACTAGCGCATAAGCCGCCGAACCGGAATCGATTTGAGGAACGGTCATACCGCTTCGGCGAGCCATTCCCCGTTCATGGCGTCATCCCAATGGCGCCGGCACAGAGACACGTACTTTTCGTTGCCGCCGACATCGATCTGCGCGCCTTCGCGCAGCACCTTTCCTTCTGCGTCGAGGCGTACCACCATCGTCGCCTTGCGCCCGCAATGGCAGATCGTCCGGACCTCGCGCATCTCGTCGGCGATCGCAAGAAGCTCCTCAGACGCGGGAAACAGTTTCCCTTGAAAATCGGTCCTGAGCCCATAGACCATGACCGGAATGTTCATGCGGTCGACGATCCGGGCGAGCTGCCAGACATGTTCGCGCGTCATGAAATGAGCTTCGTCGACGAAGACGCAAGCGATTGGCTCCCCCTCCTTGCTGAGG harbors:
- a CDS encoding thymidine kinase, producing the protein MAKLYFNYSTMNAGKSTMLLQASYNYEERGMRVVLLIAAFDERVGKGIIGSRIGLKASAVGFEPEADLQALIGDLSKEGEPIACVFVDEAHFMTREHVWQLARIVDRMNIPVMVYGLRTDFQGKLFPASEELLAIADEMREVRTICHCGRKATMVVRLDAEGKVLREGAQIDVGGNEKYVSLCRRHWDDAMNGEWLAEAV